In the genome of Bosea sp. BIWAKO-01, the window GATCGAAGTGCCCGCCACGGCACCGACCGGCTCCTACGAGATCGAGATCGCGCTCTATTCGGGCGGCGCCATGCTGGCGCGCCAGACCACAAATTTCGAGGTGATCAAGACCGGCATCGAGCAGCGCCTGGCAACCGGCGCGCATGATCGCCCCTTCCTCTACGGGCTCGCCACGGCGACCATGGCGCTGCTTCTGGGCTGGCTCTCCAGCGTCATATTCCGGCGCGACTGAGCGCCTCGCTACGCCATCAGGAGGTCATAGGCTAGGAACGGCACAAGCGTTCCGGCCTCGATGCGTGTCAGCTCCTCAGCGAGCTCCACCAGGCCCTCCGTGCGCGTCAGCGAGGTCATGACGCCGGCCCCGTCTTGTGCATGCTTGGACGCGATCATGACACCGTCTGCTGCCGGAGTGAGCGAAACACCGACATATTCGCGGCGTCCCGGCTTCTTCAGATAGGGAAAGCCCAGCCTTACCGGCAGCGGCACCGGGGCAACATGGGCAGCGCCGGCAAGCCGCGCCACGACCGGGCGCGCGACAAAGGCGAAGGTGACGAACACGGCCACCGGATTTCCCGGCAGGCCAATGAACGGTACGCCTTCGATCACCCCCATGGCCACCGGCCGGCCTGGCTTGATGCCGATGCGCCAGAAGACCAGCGCGCCGACCCGTTCGACCGCCGCCTTGACGTGGTCCTCCTCACCGGTCGAGACGCCGCCGGAGGTCAGGATCAGGTCGCAGCCCCGGGCCGCCTCGCGCAGACGCCCGGCCAGACTGCCCGGTTCGTCACGCAGGATGCCGAGATCAACCACATCCGCCCCCGCCCGCGCCACCATGGCACGCAACGCAGCGCGGTTGGCGTCGTAGATCGCGGCCGGCGGCAGGGGCAGGCCCGGCTCCGCCAGCTCATCGCCCGTTGAAAAGATCGCGACACGCGGCCGGCGGCGAACGTCCACCGAGGCATGACCAAGCGCAGCCAGCAGCGCCAGGTCCTGCGGCCGCAGGCGCCGGCCTGCCGACAGGGCGGTCTCTCCGTGCGCGATATCCTCGCCGGCCGGTCGGGCGTTGGCACCGTGTTTGAGGCCCGCGGGCAGACGGACGAAGCCTTCTTCCGCCGTCACATCCTCCTGCATGAAGATGGTATCGGCTCCTTCCGGTATCGGCGCGCCCGTAAAGACCCGGACGGCCACGC includes:
- the glp gene encoding gephyrin-like molybdotransferase Glp, with product MAQLSEDTFAFGGPLMSIEQAADLAGQRIRPVEGTEQVALADADGRVLASDVVAGLDLPPFANSAVDGYAVRFVDLASAGETRLALSGRLAAGADAAGIATAGVAVRVFTGAPIPEGADTIFMQEDVTAEEGFVRLPAGLKHGANARPAGEDIAHGETALSAGRRLRPQDLALLAALGHASVDVRRRPRVAIFSTGDELAEPGLPLPPAAIYDANRAALRAMVARAGADVVDLGILRDEPGSLAGRLREAARGCDLILTSGGVSTGEEDHVKAAVERVGALVFWRIGIKPGRPVAMGVIEGVPFIGLPGNPVAVFVTFAFVARPVVARLAGAAHVAPVPLPVRLGFPYLKKPGRREYVGVSLTPAADGVMIASKHAQDGAGVMTSLTRTEGLVELAEELTRIEAGTLVPFLAYDLLMA